From the genome of Perca fluviatilis chromosome 1, GENO_Pfluv_1.0, whole genome shotgun sequence, one region includes:
- the LOC120558917 gene encoding butyrophilin subfamily 2 member A1-like, with the protein MNVVVFLLASIFLCAAPSSEAGEHRLTCPQTKEAAEGDDVIIRCGLDPPVDLSDSTLDVARLDLGDDDGDVHCYRRGKDQQDDQMDRYRDRTTLNHEDLIRGIVTLKISSVTLSDSGPYKVYIKKLRAHSVINISVVSGTKRNDSSTSGPPMGEETEHRGGSAKKTSVWKIVVPIVCVAAVVAAAAAAAVIWKKRKAAETSGTMKYQRPEEDAL; encoded by the exons ATGAATGTTGTCGTGTTCCTGTTAGCCTCCATCTTTCTGTGTGCTGCACCTTCTTCAGAAGCCG GAGAGCATCGTCTCACCTGTCCTCAGACCAAAGAGGCAGCAGAAGGAGATGATGTCATTATACGGTGTGGTCTGGACCCCCCCGTCGACTTGTCTGACTCCACGCTGGATGTGGCGAGACTCGACCTCGGTGACGATGATGGTGATGTCCACTGCTATCGAAGAGGAAAGGACCAACAGGATGACCAGATGGATCGATACAGAGACAGAACAACTCTTAACCATGAAGACCTGATCAGAGGCATCGTGACTCTGAAGATCTCCTCAGTAACTCTGTCTGATAGTGGTCCATACAAAGTCTACATCAAAAAGCTGCGAGCCCATTCTGTTATTAACATATCTGTTG tgaGCGGGACAAAGAGAAATGATTCCAGCACGTCTGGACCTCCAATGGGAGAAGAGACAGAGCATCGGGGGG GCTCTGCAAAGAAGACATCTGTCTGGAAAATAGTGGTTCCCATTGtctgtgttgctgctgttgttgctgctgctgctgctgctgctgtgatcT ggaagaagaggaaagcagcagagacgagTGGAACGATGAAATACCAGAGGCCAGAGGAGGACGCACTGTAG